The genomic DNA CAGATTGTTCCACAGGCAATACGCGGATCATAACCACGTTTTAACATGGTAGGCAGGGACAACAGGCCCATAGTCACAACCGTTGCACCCACTATTCCGGTGCTGGCAGCTAACAACATGCCTACCAGAGTGACGGATATGCCAAGCCCGCCGCGTAATCCGCCAAATAACTGTGCCATGGTTTCGAGCAGATTTTCTGCTATTTTCGATCGCTCTAACATCACCCCCATAAAAACGAACAGGGGCACGGCCAGCAGTACCTGATTCATCATTATGCCAAATAGCCGATTGGGTAATGCCTCTAGAAATGCGCTATCAAACACCTCCAGGTAACTCCCGATACCGGCGAACAGCAAGGCTGTACCTGCCAATGTAAATGCCACCGGATAACCGCTTAACAAAAGGACGAATACACAGACAAACAACCAGATAGCCATATATTCCATTATTGGGAAGCTTCCTTATCTCTTGATGAATGATTATCTAATAATTGAGGGGGTGTTTGCGTAAGCGTTAACAGGATTCTTAAAATCATCGCTGTGGCCTGCAACATCAACAGACCAGCCATAATCAATATCAGACTTTTCAGTAAATATACCCCTGGTAACCCTCCAGCTTCACGTGAGGACTCCATCACTTGCCATGAATCTGCAACATAAGGCCAACTGACCCATATAATAAAAATCATTACAGGCATTAAAATAAACAGATGACCTATCAAATCTACCCATGCTTTACCTGTCTGGCTGAGTCGGTCATAAAAAATATCCACACGAACATGCCCACCCTGCTTCAGGGTATAAGCTGCACCAAGTAGAAAAACCATTGAATGGAAATAAGATATTGATTCCTGCAAAGCAATCCAGCCGGTATCAAACAGATAACGCAAAACAACAACTAAAAATGTTACCACTACCATAAGTAACACCAGCCATGAAACTGATCGGCCTACCCAGTCAATAAACTGCTCAAGTTTTACTGACATAGTCGTCAAATACTGCTTTATGTTTGAATTCATCGGCGCATTTTACACTGTTATCCCCTGTAGATAACAGTTTGTCGGTTATGAATTGATTTAGCCG from endosymbiont of Galathealinum brachiosum includes the following:
- a CDS encoding C4-dicarboxylate ABC transporter permease — its product is MNSNIKQYLTTMSVKLEQFIDWVGRSVSWLVLLMVVVTFLVVVLRYLFDTGWIALQESISYFHSMVFLLGAAYTLKQGGHVRVDIFYDRLSQTGKAWVDLIGHLFILMPVMIFIIWVSWPYVADSWQVMESSREAGGLPGVYLLKSLILIMAGLLMLQATAMILRILLTLTQTPPQLLDNHSSRDKEASQ